One window of Diabrotica undecimpunctata isolate CICGRU chromosome 8, icDiaUnde3, whole genome shotgun sequence genomic DNA carries:
- the eIF4A gene encoding eukaryotic initiation factor 4A-I — protein MSLPDRREEWDKNGPANEDSQPQGYDGPPGMEPDGIIESNWEEVVDNFDDMNLKEELLRGIYAYGFEKPSAIQQRAIIPCVKGHDVIAQAQSGTGKTATFSISILQQIDTSVRECQALILAPTRELAQQIQKVVIALGDFMSAQCHACIGGTNVREDIRKLETGVHVVVGTPGRVYDMITRRALRPTHIKMFVLDEADEMLSRGFKDQIHDVFKMLNTDVQVILLSATMPNDVLDVTKSFMRSPVRILVKKEELTLEGIKQFYVYVEKEDWKLETLCDLYDTLSITQAVIFCNTRRKVDWLTENMHKRDFTVSAMHGDMEQRERDVIMRQFRTGSSRVLITTDLLARGIDVQQVSLVINYDLPSNRENYIHRIGRGGRFGRKGVAINFVTDDDKRTLKDIEQFYNTKIDEMPMNVADLI, from the exons ATGTCTTTACCAGATCGTCG tgAAGAGTGGGACAAGAATGGCCCAGCTAATGAAGATAGCCAGCCCCAAGGCTATGATGGCCCACCAGGTATGGAGCCTGACGGCATTATTGAATCAAACTGGGAAGAGGTGGTTGATAATTTCGATGACATGAACCTAAAAGAAGAACTTTTAAGAGGAATTTATGCCTATGGTTTTGAAAAACCTTCTGCTATTCAACAGAGAGCCATCATTCCTTGTGTAAAGGGGCATGATGTTATTGCTCAGGCTCAGTCAg GTACTGGAAAGACTGCAACATTCTCCATCTCTATTTTACAACAAATTGACACGTCAGTGAGGGAGTGCCAAGCACTTATATTGGCACCAACTCGTGAATTGGCTCAACAAATCCAAAAAGTAGTAATTGCCCTAGGAGATTTCATGTCAGCTCAGTGTCATGCATGTATTGGTGGTACCAATGTACGAGAAGACATAAGAAAACTTGAAACTGGAGTGCATGTTGTAGTTGGTACACCTGGTAGAGTTTATGATATGATAACACGGAGGGCCCTAAGGCCGACTCATATCAAAATGTTTGTTTTGGATGAAGCTGACGAGATGTTGTCAAGAGGTTTTAAAGATCAAATTCATGATGTGTTTAAAATGTTGAACACTGACGTACAG GTAATCTTACTTTCGGCTACCATGCCAAATGATGTGCTAGACGTGACAAAATCCTTTATGAGGAGTCCTGTTCGGATACTTGTCAAAAAAGAGGAACTTACCTTAGAAGGTATCAAACAATTTTATGTGTATGTAGAAAAGGAAGATTGGAAATTAGAGACATTATGTGATCTCTATGATACTCTTTCGATTACGCAGGCTGTAATCTTTTGCAATACCCGTCGCAAG GTCGATTGGTTAACAGAAAATATGCACAAGAGAGACTTCACTGTTTCTGCTATGCATGGTGATATGGAACAAAGAGAACGTGATGTTATTATGCGTCAGTTCAGAACAGGATCATCTAGGGTTTTAATAACCACTGATCTGTTAGCGAGAGGTATAGATGTACAGCAAGTTTCCCTAGTTATTAATTATGATTTGCCTTCTAATAGAGAAAATTACATTCACAG GATTGGTCGAGGTGGTAGATTTGGTCGTAAAGGTGTAGCAATAAATTTCGTAACTGACGATGATAAACGCACGCTTAAGGATATCGAGCAGTTTTACAATACAAAGATAGATGAAATGCCGATGAATGTTGCTGATCTCATATAA